The following are encoded in a window of Panicum virgatum strain AP13 chromosome 5N, P.virgatum_v5, whole genome shotgun sequence genomic DNA:
- the LOC120676859 gene encoding dihydroflavonol 4-reductase-like, producing MGEVIVNGGGGAMEGGAAAKGPVVVTGAAGFLGSWLVMKLLRAGYTVRATVRDPANVGKTKPLLDLPGATERLSIWKADLTEEGSFDDAIKGCTGVFHVATPMDFESKDPENEVIKPTVEGMLDIMRACKEAGTVRRIVFTSSAGAVNIEERQRPVYDQDNWSDVDFCRRVKMTGWMYFVSKSLAEKAAMAYAAEHGLDLISVIPTLVVGPFLSAAMPPSLVTALALVTGNEPHYSILKQVQFVHLDDLCDAEIFLFEHPAAAGRYVCSSHDATIHGLAAMLRERYPEYRIPERFRGIDGDLQPVHFSSKKLLDHGFAFRYTVEGMFDAAIRTCREKGLIPLATAGGDSPTSSRAPGETDAALGREGPAIGA from the exons atGGGGGAGGTGATCGTGAACGGAGGCGGAGGGGCGATggagggaggggcggccgcGAAAGGGCCGGTGGTGGTGACGGGGGCGGCGGGCTTCCTCGGCTCCTGGCTCGTCATGAAGCTCCTCCGGGCCGGCTACACCGTCCGGGCCACCGTGCGCGACCCCG cGAACGTTGGGAAGACGAAGCCATTGCTGGACCTTCCCGGAGCAACGGAGCGGCTGTCCATCTGGAAGGCCGACCTGACCGAGGAAGGCAGCTTCGACGACGCGATCAAGGGATGCACCGGCGTCTTCCACGTCGCCACGCCCATGGACTTCGAGTCCAAAGACCCTGAG AACGAGGTGATCAAGCCGACGGTGGAAGggatgctggacatcatgcgaGCCTgcaaggaggccggcaccgtgcGCCGCATCGTCTTCACCTCCTCCGCCGGGGCCGTCAACATCGAGGAGCGGCAGAGGCCCGTCTACGACCAGGACAACTGGAgcgacgtcgacttctgccgCCGCGTCAAGATGACCGGATGG ATGTACTTCGTGTCCAAGTCCCTGGCGGAGAAGGCGGCCATGGCGTACGCGGCGGAGCACGGCCTGGACCTCATCAGCGTCATCCCGACGCTGGTGGTCGGCCCGTTCCTCAGCGCGGCCATGCCGCCCAGCCTCGTCACCGCGCTGGCGCTCGTCACGGGGAACGAGCCCCACTACTCCATCCTGAAGCAGGTGCAGTTCGTCCACCTCGACGACCTCTGCGATGCCGAGATCTTCCTCTTCGagcacccggccgccgccggccgctacGTCTGCTCCTCCCACGACGCCACCATCCATGGCCTCGCCGCCATGCTCAGGGAGAGGTACCCCGAGTACCGCATCCCGGAGAGGTTCCGGGGGATCGACGGCGACCTCCAGCCGGTGCACTTCTCGTCCAAGAAGCTCCTCGACCACGGGTTCGCGTTCAGGTACACGGTGGAGGGCATGTTCGACGCCGCCATCCGGACGTGCCGGGAGAAGGGCCTGATCCCGCTCGCCACGGCCGGAGGGGACAGCCCCACCTCATCGCGCGCGCCCGGCGAGACGGATGCTGCTCTTGGGAGGGAAGGTCCGGCTATTGGCGCTTAG
- the LOC120676858 gene encoding uncharacterized protein LOC120676858 — MDEVATAPPPRRPHRERRHRRKASAAAAAALAAQAAASYGDVFGGPPRFAPPPAFAAGAGAAPADYAEVFGGVAASCSIPYLDLPPAVADGAGAGAYGEIFGRFDFEDFAAPYEEMLPGAECLAEEIASPSGSSRSSIRKESGLLDAEPSIIYQQYSDAGCDQHFDEEQVYPVSFPPDGEQRFSMSYNKATRGRPDDLVEMTTCILEPSIRYVVDSCNLSNDSEMYNIPVMDSGTHANGVKQKMSPQNVVAVSLNSANSASVDDQQLHIPTCPPISENICEEESFNKRSSTHSMSSEEAPSPSGVEEKMSPPTIVAVSLKSADSASIIDQQLHIPTCPPISKNISEEESFNKRSSTHSVSSEEAPSPDYPFLRVSDISLPAAPIKVQPPPMPSFKLLNKKGNKEQGDADVNPNSASAAAAMKEAMEFAEARLKAAKDLMEIKGDSFKLRKRPAHHRSAKSTEIKECKAPEEMHLFEDLNMRRLGKEESQNTDIASLDKDRCAGAFKPGHCDHGKKGVISPEKPHEMIQNGSELDQLGKWTSDAEFYELVSNDQRCRPIEEACQGNNDLLTNSFTKLDQSGKEKAKGFAGEPKRSRKLWSSNNTTDLRMDHVKQGKDGVASMEAEQKAPRLPEVPFYAEREAYQEPTKGDNCILTNSSAKLDQSDKEKAGGFVGEPKRSRKLWGSNSTTGLRTEPVIHGKDGIPYVEAEQKAPRLPEVPFCDARVTHQEPSKGGNSLVIDSSAKFDQVDKEKAGGFAGEPKRSRKLWRSNNTTGMRMEPVNQGKYGITSVEAEQKAPWSSEAPFCDERVTCQEPTNSHLEQCPGVENSQVSNDGLSEISCMNSLPTEVRADPEISSSFLEPCLPRGHANDDENYSDGRAQETPLVGNSNHDDNNKEGLELPYTDELPCTLSGTQVLQELPNVPNTDEINEGSVKISKLEESAKLHEIFEKEKLFGFVDEACLPNENERADEVVSESLIHEEMTKYGIEEKADVHEYFQEGDVDQVTESPEEEGYVTSGSGIANESEYEEAEVDVFVGDSKLMEPNVRTCSNCDKVPYQFQESQGSWGPLDLENNMDRVEDIISHGEEKEAQKSSPENVDQILVEEVLNHDSKEDQKSMETGVYKRPNGVSAEVNVRSDRDDNPFDSVNEFISDDGSDYAMKMGSLSNNLQSSFSEVYSSMKHLSQNTESVSAEKADALKNPEVNCREADREIPTEILTTLEEGQNTGSEMEERDKAAEDSASETVLKSREEKHDVQRTKARNDIKETEGEIEKEVLITLDKEKEKECKLEEEKEEDKERRRRELEEEKEREMERAKDRLAVQRATREAHERAFAEVHAKADRIALERITSARQRASTEAYEKEEKTTAQAALEKASREARLKAERAAVERATAEARERAIEKAKAAADAKERMERFRSSFKESFKAPNQDNQHEAQFQKTASNNHGKSTDIEVVEVESALRHKAKLERHQRTAERAAKALAEKNMRDMLAQREQAEKHRLAEFLDPEVKRWSNGKEGNLRALLSTLQYILGSDSGWQPVPLTDLITSAGVKKAYRKATLCVHPDKVQQRGATIRQKYICEKLFDLLKEAWNKYNSEER, encoded by the exons GGCGCCACCGGCGGAAGgcgtcggccgcggccgcggccgcgctggcggcgcaggcggctgcgtCCTACGGCGACGTGTTCGGCGGCCCCCCGCGGttcgcgccgcccccggccttCGCGgctggggcgggggcggcgccggcggactaCGCGGAGGTgttcggcggcgtcgcggcctcGTGCTCCATCCCCTACCTCGACCTGCCCCCGGCCGTtgccgacggcgccggcgcgggcgcgtaCGGTGAGATCTTCGGCCGCTTCGACTTCGAGGACTTCGCGGCGCCgtacgaggagatgctccccgGGGCGGAGTGCTTGGCGGAGGAGATCGCGTCGCCGAGCGGGAGCTCCAG ATCATCAATCAGGAAAGAATCTGGCCTGTTGGATGCTGAGCCTTCTATAATCTATCAACAGTATTCAGATGCTGGTTGCGACCAACACTTTGATGAGGAGCAAGTTTATCCAGTCTCATTTCCTCCAGATGGTGAGCAAAGGTTCAGCATGTCATATAACAAGGCCACCAGGGGAAGACcagatgatcttgttgaaatgacTACTTGCATACTGGAACCGTCAATTAGATATGTGGTTGACTCTTGCAATTTGTCAAATGATTCAGAAATGTATAATATCCCAGTAATGGACAGTGGTACACATGCTAATGGTGTGAAACAGAAGATGAGTCCACAGAACGTTGTAGCCGTCAGCCTGAATAGTGCTAATAGTGCTTCTGTAGATGATCAGCAGCTGCATATCCCAACATGCCCCCCCATCTCTGAAAATATTTGTGAGGAAGAAAGCTTTAACAAGAGGTCTAGCACCCATTCAATGTCAAGCGAGGAAGCACCTTCCCCTAGTGGTGTGGAAGAGAAGATGAGCCCACCGACCATTGTAGCTGTCAGCCTGAAGAGCGCTGATAGTGCTTCTATAATTGATCAGCAGCTGCATATCCCAACATGCCCCCCTATCTCTAAAAATATTAGTGAGGAAGAAAGTTTTAACAAGAGGTCTAGCACCCATTCAGTGTCAAGTGAGGAAGCACCTTCCCCTGATTATCCATTCTTAAGGGTATCCGACATCAGCCTTCCAGCAGCGCCAATcaaagtacagccaccaccaaTGCCATCATTTAAATTGCTTAACAAAAAGGGAAACAAAGAACAAGGAGATGCTGATGTCAATCCTAACTcagcttctgctgctgctgccatgaAGGAAGCAATGGAATTTGCTGAAGCTAGATTAAAAGCTGCaaaagacttgatggagatAAAAGGCGACAGTTTTAAACTCCGGAAGAGGCCAGCCCACCACAGAAGCGCAAAATCAACTGAAATTAAGGAATGCAAGGCACCTGAAGAAATGCATCTATTTGAAGATCTGAACATGAGGAGATTGGGAAAAGAGGAAAGTCAAAACACTGATATAGCTTCGCTGGATAAGGACAGGTGTGCTGGTGCATTTAAGCCTGGCCACTGTGATCATGGCAAAAAGGGGGTTATATCACCAGAGAAGCCTCATGAGATGATTCAAAATGGCAGTGAACTAGACCAATTAGGAAAGTGGACATCGGATGCTGAATTTTATGAACTAGTTAGCAATGATCAGAGATGCAGACCTATTGAAGAGGCATGCCAAGGAAACAATGATCTGCTGACTAATTCCTTCACCAAGCTCGATCAGTCTGGGAAAGAAAAGGCAAAGGGTTTTGCAGGTGAACCGAAAAGGTCTAGGAAGTTATGGAGCAGTAACAATACAACAGATCTGAGAATGGATCATGTAAAACAAGGAAAAGATGGTGTAGCTTCTATGGAGGCTGAACAAAAGGCTCCTAGGTTGCCAGAAGTTCCTTTTTATGCTGAAAGGGAGGCATACCAAGAGCCAACTAAAGGAGATAATTGTATATTGACAAATTCTTCTGCAAAGCTCGACCAGTCTGATAAAGAAAAGGCAGGGGGTTTTGTGGGTGAGCCTAAAAGGTCTAGAAAATTGTGGGGAAGTAACAGTACAACAGGTCTGAGGACAGAACCTGTAATTCATGGAAAAGATGGTATACCTTATGTGGAGGCTGAACAAAAGGCTCCTAGGTTGCCAGAAGTTCCTTTTTGTGATGCAAGGGTGACACACCAAGAGCCATCCAAAGGAGGTAATAGTTTGGTGATAGATTCTTCAGCCAAATTCGACCAGGTTGATAAAGAAAAGGCAGGGGGTTTTGCAGGTGAGCCGAAAAGGTCTAGAAAATTGTGGCGCAGTAACAATACAACAGGTATGAGGATGGAACCTGTAAATCAGGGAAAATATGGTATAACTTCTGTGGAGGCTGAACAAAAGGCTCCTTGGTCATCAGAAGCTCCTTTTTGTGATGAAAGGGTGACATGCCAAGAGCCAACTAATTCCCATTTGGAACAATGTCCAGGGGTCGAGAATTCTCAAGTCAGTAATGATGGGCTGTCTGAGATTTCATGCATGAATAGTTTACCTACAGAGGTCCGTGCCGACCCAGAAATTTCCAGTTCCTTTTTGGAGCCTTGTTTACCTAGAGGGCACGCCAATGATGATGAAAATTATTCTGATGGCAGAGCTCAGGAAACTCCATTGGTAGGGAACTCTAACCATGATGACAACAATAAAGAGGGACTTGAGCTTCCATACACTGATGAGTTGCCATGTACTTTATCAGGAACTCAAGTTTTACAGGAACTTCCTAATGTTCCTAATACTGATGAAATCAATGAAGGTTCAGTGAAAATATCAAAATTAGAAGAGTCTGCCAAACTGCATGAAATTTTCGAGAAAGAAAAGCTATTCGGTTTTGTTGATGAAGCATGCCTACCGAATGAAAATGAAAGAGCAGATGAAGTAGTTTCAGAATCACTCATCCACGAAGAGATGACAAAATATGGTATTGAGGAGAAAGCAGATGTACATGAATATTTTCAGGAGGGAGATGTGGATCAGGTAACTGAATCTCCTGAAGAGGAAGGTTATGTTACTTCGGGAAGTGGTATTGCTAATGAAAGCGAATATGAAGAAGCAGAAGTCGATGTATTTGTGGGTGACAGCAAATTGATGGAACCCAATGTGAGAACATGTAGTAATTGTGACAAAGTTCCATATCAGTTCCAAGAATCACAAGGGTCATGGGGACCCCTAGATTTGGAGAACAACATGGACAGAGTTGAGGATATCATATCTCATGGTGAGGAAAAAGAGGCACAAAAATCCTCGCCAGAGAATGTTGACCAGATACTGGTGGAAGAAGTACTAAACCATGACAGCAAGGAAGATCAGAAATCCATGGAAACAGGTGTCTACAAAAGACCGAACGGTGTATCTGCAGAAGTTAATGTAAGGAGTGACAGAGATGATAATCCTTTTGATTCTGTGAATGAATTTATCTCTGATGACGGTAGTGATTATGCCATGAAGATGGGCTCATTGTCAAATAATCTGCAGTCTTCTTTTTCAGAAGTATACTCTAGCATGAAGCACTTGTCTCAAAATACTGAGTCTGTTTCTGCCGAGAAGGCTGATGCTCtcaaaaatcctgaagtgaacTGCAGAGAAGCAGATAGAGAGATTCCAACCGAAATTTTAACAACATTAGAAGAAGGGCAAAATACTGGAAGCGAAATGGAAGAAAGGGATAAGGCTGCAGAAGATAGTGCATCAGAAACTGTTCTAAAATCAAGAGAAGAAAAACATGATGTTCAGAGAACTAAAGCAAGGAATGACATAAAAGAGACTGAAGGAGAGATTGAGAAAGAGGTCCTCATTActcttgacaaagagaaagagaaagaatgtaaactggaagaagaaaaggaggaagaTAAAGAGAGACGGAGAAGAGAGTTAGAAGAAGAGAAGGAACGAGAAATGGAACGAGCAAAAGATAGGCTTGCTGTTCAGAGAGCTACTAGAGAAGCACATGAGAGGGCATTTGCAGAGGTTCATGCTAAGGCTGATAGAATAGCATTAGAAAGGATTACCTCAGCACGACAACGAGCGTCTACAGAAGCTTATGAGAAAGAAGAAAAGACAACTGCTCAGGCAGCTCTTGAGAAGGCTTCAAGAGAAGCTAGACTGAAAGCTGAGCGTGCAGCAGTTGAGAGAGCAACTGCTGAAGCTCGGGAGAGGGCAATTGAAAAGGCAAAGGCTGCTGCAGATGCAAAGGAGAGAATGGAGAGGTTCAGGTCTTCTTTCAAAGAAAGTTTTAAGGCACCTAATCAG GATAATCAACACGAGGCACAATTTCAGAAGACAGCTTCAAATAACCACGGGAAAAGCACAGATATTGAAG TAGTTGAGGTTGAGTCAGCTCTGAGACATAAAGCAAAATTGGAGAGGCATCAACGCACAGCTGAGCGAGCG GCTAAAGCCCTTGCTGAAAAGAACATGCGGGACATGCTGGCTCAGAGGGAGCAAGCAGAGAAACAT AGATTGGCTGAATTCCTTGATCCTGAAGTCAAGAGATGGTCAAATGGAAAAGAAGGAAACCTGCGAGCATTGCTTTCCACATTGCAATAT ATACTTGGTTCAGACAGTGGTTGGCAGCCAGTTCCCCTCACAGACCTTATTACATCTGCCGGTGTCAAGAAGGCATACAGGAAGGCAACCCTTTGTGTCCATCCAGATAAAGTACAACAAAGAGGTGCTACAATCAGGCAGAAATACATTTGTGAGAAGCTCTTTGATCTTCTTAAG GAAGCTTGGAATAAGTACAATTCCGAAGAGCGCTAG